The Acidimicrobiia bacterium genome contains the following window.
CCGCCGTAGCCGACGCCGCGGAGGCTCGAGAGGTCCCGGGCCGAGAAGTCGGGGTGCTCCATCACCTGCCACACCATCGCCGGGACGCCGCCGAAGACGGTGACACGCTCCTGCTCGATGAGCTCGAGCGCTCGCCCGGCGTCCCACCGGTGCATGAGCACGAGCTCGTTGCCGGCCGCCGCGTTCGCGACGAGCACCGAGTGGCAGCCGGTGGCGTGGAAGAAGGGCACCGACAGGAGGTAGACGCCGCGACCGGCCGTCGGCGGTCGGGCTTGCGCCCGGTCCGGGGTTCGGAGCGCGGCCCGGGCGTTCGCGAAGCCGAGGCTCATCAGGTTCGTGCAGATGTTGCGGTGGGTGCCGAGCACGCCCTTCGGCGGCCCGGTGGTTCCCGACGTGTAGAAGATGGTGGCGTTGTCCTCCGGGCCCAGGTCCACGGGCGGCAGCTCGACGTCGGCGGGGATCTCCCCGAGCAGGTCGGCCACGGACGTGAAGCCGGCGGCCAGGTCGTCCCCGGCCCGGGCGACGAGCACTCGGAGCCCGTCGAGCTCGTCGAGCTCCGGGAGCAGGCGGTCGAGCCGCGCCTGGTCGCAGACCAGGACCGTGGTCCCCGAGTCGCGGAGGCCGTACGCCAGCTCGGCGCCGGTCCACCAGGCGTTGAGCGGGACGACGATGGCACCGGCGGCGGCGGCGGCCCAGAACGCCAGCGACCACTCCGGCAGGTTCCGCATGGCGATCGCGACGCGGTCGCCGGGTCGGACGCCGTACTCGGCTCGCAGCCTCTGCGCGAGCGTCGCGGCGGCGGCGAAGTGGCGGGCGAAGGTCCAGTGCTCGTCCTCGTAGACGAGGAAGTCGAGCTCGCCGTGGGCGCGGCTTCCCGAGAGGATCGTGGCGAGCGACGTCGGCGCGTGCTTCCACACCCGGGTCGGGACCCCGCGGATCGTCGCCTCGGCGATCTCGAAGGGTTCGCCGGGCGCCGTGAGCCGGGTGTGGACCTGGGCCAGCGAGGGCAGGGCCGCGTCCGTCACGTCCACGCCGTCATCCTGCCCCGGCCGGACGGCGTCGGCCCGCCCGCGGTCGGTGGACGGGGGGCACGATCACGCCACCGCCGGTCCGCCGACGACAGGGGCTTCGCATCGGAGGACGGCTACTCGGCCGGCGGCGACAGGCGGGCGAGGAGCTCCTCGCGGAGCTGGCCCGCCGGTGGCAAGCCGGGCACGTCCACGAAGGGCTCAGGGTCGAGGCCCTCGGCGATGCCGTGCCAGCGGCGGGCCGCCAGCTCGACGAACTCAGGCTGTGGGAACACCCAGAAGCGGTCACCCTCGATCGCGGCCGCCACGAGGTCGGCGACGAGCGCCGGCTGCGCGCCCTCGTCGACGGCGCGGCGGACGTGCTCGGCGAGCGCCTCGTAGCCGGGCGCCGGGTCTGGTCGGTCGCCCAGCGCGTCCGGCCAGTTGCGCTCCGAATCGAGGATCCCGGTGCGGACCCAGCCCGGGCACAGCACGCTCACCCCGAGGGGGAGGCCGGTCATCCGCAGCTGGGCGTAGAGGTCCTCGGAGAGGGCGACCACGGCGTGCTTCGTGGCGTCGTAGATCGGGCCGAAGCCCGGGACCAGGCCGGCGATGCTCGCGGTGTTCACGATGTGGCCGCGGCCCTGGCCGGCCAGCGTCGGGAGGAAGGCGCGGACGCCGTGGATCACGCCCCACAGGTTGACGCCCAGGACCCAGCTCCAGCTCGACAGGGGGCCGAACCACGGGTCACCGACGCCGGCGACCCCCGCGTTGTTGCAGACGACGTGCACCGCGCCGAAGCGCTCGAGGGCCGCTCGGGCCAGCGCCGTCACCGACGC
Protein-coding sequences here:
- a CDS encoding class I adenylate-forming enzyme family protein — its product is MDVTDAALPSLAQVHTRLTAPGEPFEIAEATIRGVPTRVWKHAPTSLATILSGSRAHGELDFLVYEDEHWTFARHFAAAATLAQRLRAEYGVRPGDRVAIAMRNLPEWSLAFWAAAAAGAIVVPLNAWWTGAELAYGLRDSGTTVLVCDQARLDRLLPELDELDGLRVLVARAGDDLAAGFTSVADLLGEIPADVELPPVDLGPEDNATIFYTSGTTGPPKGVLGTHRNICTNLMSLGFANARAALRTPDRAQARPPTAGRGVYLLSVPFFHATGCHSVLVANAAAGNELVLMHRWDAGRALELIEQERVTVFGGVPAMVWQVMEHPDFSARDLSSLRGVGYGGAPAAPELVRAIEQRFPGRTPSNGYGLTETSSVTTMNAGADYLAHPDSVGVPVPVCDVQVVDEEGRAQPPGEVGELWIKGPNVVTGYWNKPEETAASFTDGWLHSGDLARVDPEGFVYIVDRSKDLVIRGGENISSVEVEAALFEHPAVTDAAVIGVPHPVLGEEVGAVVHTAPGATVGEDELRQHVAARLAAFKVPARIWFSDDPLPRNPAGKILKRDLKRDLLAAPGEAPAGGTPA
- a CDS encoding SDR family NAD(P)-dependent oxidoreductase translates to MELRQGDVAVVTGAAGGIGRALARRLARSGLDVVLADVDEPALGEAVADVSALGVDTLAVRTDVSDEASVTALARAALERFGAVHVVCNNAGVAGVGDPWFGPLSSWSWVLGVNLWGVIHGVRAFLPTLAGQGRGHIVNTASIAGLVPGFGPIYDATKHAVVALSEDLYAQLRMTGLPLGVSVLCPGWVRTGILDSERNWPDALGDRPDPAPGYEALAEHVRRAVDEGAQPALVADLVAAAIEGDRFWVFPQPEFVELAARRWHGIAEGLDPEPFVDVPGLPPAGQLREELLARLSPPAE